In Parus major isolate Abel chromosome 25LG1, Parus_major1.1, whole genome shotgun sequence, the genomic stretch GAGAGCCGTGGCTTGTGGCAGCGATgcggctgcagcagcagggatgccCTGTctttctgctccctgcactCGGCACGCTTTGCCCTTGAGGAGCAAACAGTAAGTGTGTGCAACCGGTTATTCTGCCTCCAGCACCCCAGCAACATCCCACTCCACGCTGTGGtgtccctcctcctcctcccccagtgACCTCTTTCCTCTCTCGTGGCCACCGAGGTTTGTGGGGTCCTCAATGGGAAAggtctttttccttcctgaagcTTAATAGCAAGCAGGCTACAAGACACCcctattttttcataaataatataaaataacgCTGCTTGTTGGAAGAGCTCCCTGGCAGGACCGTGCTGCCTTGGCTGCCTACGCACCTCTCTCTCTTGCTGGCAGGTtgctgcccctgcccatggattCGGAAGAGGCTGCTGACCTGGGAGTACAGCCCACCAGCCCCACAGACCCCATTGCCCCCTCTGCCCCCACCAGCATCCCCTCTGCCCCCACCAGCTGCAAGAAGGGCcgtaagaaaaagaagaaggcTGAGGCCAGGGAAGCTCAGGAGGGAGGGGATGAGGCGGCGGAGCGGGTGGGTGCGATCCAGGGCATCACACGAGCCGGGCACCGGGCGCTGGCTCTGGGCGCCGGGCGGGAGGCAGTGGGGTGCTTCAGGAAGGCCCTGCTCCTCTCTAGGGATACAGCGAGTCCCCAGCTCCACCAGGCTTGTGCCTTCAACCTGGGGGCTGCCTATGTGGAGACTGGGAAGCCCAAAAAGGGCCTCGGGTTCCTCCTCCAGTCCCAACCCTTAGAGGCGGAGAGCAGGGGCCACCTGGGGAGCCTTTATTTCAGCGTCGGGGCGGCTCATGAGGGGCTCCAGGACTTTCCAAAGGCTCTGGAACGTTTTGAGAAAGTCGCCGGGCAGGCCggtgctgctgtgcaggctgGTGGCCGAGCAGGGACGTGCGTGCAGATGGGCTGCTGCTACCTGGGCATGCGGGAGCCGGCCCGGGCCGCGCGCTGCTTCCTGGCCGCGGCTCGGGCCTTCGCGGCGGCCGAGAGCCCCGAGGCCGCGGCCGTGGCTCTGAGCAGGGCGAGCGGCTCCATGCTGCAGAGCCGGCGGTTCCGGGCGGCGGAGATCGCCAGGGTCCTCGCCCAGTGCCGCTCACTCTGCGAGACCATCCCCGATCCGGCCCTGCGAGGTAAGGCCGCGCCGCACCCCTCGCTCTCAgggccctgcagagcagctcccacgcctgcttttcctctctgcccccAGGGAAACTCTACAACGATATCGGCCTCGGCTACTCTCAGCTCCACATCTTCTCCCTGGCTGCCGAGAGCTTTGAGCGGGCCCTAGGGCTGTGCGGGGGGGAGCCGGAGCGGCGGCAGGAGGCCGCTCTGCTGCAGAACCTGGGCGCTGCTCACAACGCGCTGCGCAGCTTCGGCTCGGCGCTGGGCTGGCACCGGCGGGCGGCCGCGCTGCACGGTCCGACACACCTTTGCCTCTGCCTCTTggctctgcaggctgtgccagctcGGCATGGAGCCCTCTGTTCGCAATTCCAGGTGCTCTGGGGAACCGGAGGGCTCAGGGGCAGTGCTTTGGGAACCTGGCCTATGCCTGCAGCCAGCTCGGGAACCACGGGGCTGCCGCGGAGAGCTACCTGCACGCCCTGCAAGCCTTCCGGGACTCGGGTGAGGGGAGGCACAGGCAGCCCCTTGGGGCGAGTCTGCAGCATCCGGGAGCCGAGTGGACTGAAGCTGGGTGATGCTGCCTGCCGGGGATCTTGGCTGAGCGGTGCTGGGACCGATGCAGCCCTTTCCCTCCCAGGGGACTTGCAGGGGCAGTGGCAAGCGTGCGAGGGGCTGGGTGCAGCATGCCTCCACTTGGGAGACCCCCAGAAAGCCATCGGGCACTATCAAGAGGCCCTGATTTTGCTTTCCCACTGTCGGGTAAGGCATGatggggcactgccagggccagAGCCTCCCGTGTGTCATGGGGTACAGGTCTCAGCCCTGGGGCACACGCACTTAGTCCATCACACATATGAGTTCTCTCCaccacaggacagccccagagCTGACCACAAACGGGTCGTGCACAAACTCACGGATGCCATCCAGCACCGACTCCGCTTCAGCCACCTCTCATACCAGGGGGGCTGGGCACCCACCCTGGTGCTGGTGAGCATTACCCAGGGCATGGGACACTCTGGAGGGCTGGGATCTGGGACCCCAGTAGTGGCAAGAGGTGCCTGAGTTTCTGGGCAGGGAGACACACATGTTAATCCTATCAGGAGCCCAGCCAGCTGAGGTTTTGTTCCACACTGCCCCATGCCAGTAGGACACAACTCCAGGGCAGGAAGGTGTGAGTAGGAAAGCTGCCATCCTCTCTCCTTCATCTGGAATGAGTTTCCAGATCATGCAGGAGATAagccttccttccttcactCCATGTCCTTCAGGGGGAAAGCCCAGGCTGAGGACAAGCTGTATATGCACACGCCAGGAGCACATCCCAGGTATTCAGGTAAGAGGGTGCGAACTAAACACGGGATTGAGCCATCCAGGCAATTCCTGATGGAGCTGAGGCTTTGGCACGGTGTGATACCTGTTCTTGCCTGTTTGTCCTTCCTTCCTGGAGGCACAAGAGTGGCTCTGACTGGTGATCTCACACTGGAGCCCTGTAACCCACATGGCCTCCTGGGCACCTCTGGGGAGGATGACAATggtcccagctcagctccagggtATCACAGTGAGCCCCAGGCTAACAGGTGGGTGGACAAGGGGGAGGCACCTTAGTACAGCCCCTGGCACCCAAATACCTCTGCAGCACAagggatttttcctgtttaacGGCGAAAATCCAGagatttttaaagatacatAATTCTGGGAGTGTGTTTGGGTAATTCCAGTAGGATCCTAGGGAGGGTTCAGTCACAATGTGATAGGGGAGAGTTTGTCAGAGATGCTGTCCAGAACCCCACATGAGGTTCATTTGTCCCTCAGTAAGAGGACCACCAGCCCCCTGAAGGCAGCCAAGCTGCCCCACACTGGCCTCTGGCTACAGAAGTACCACATCCAACCAGAAATGCGGCTCTCTAGTGAGCCCAGGCCTCAGGGCGTCACAACACATTCCACAGGACATCAAAACTGCCAAGTCCTCCATCCCAGGCCTCCAAAGAGGTATGTGATGCCTTGGGGGAGTGGGCAACGGAGTGGACCAGAGGTTTGGGCTCCAGAGTGTCCTCTGAAGGGTGTGTTCCTCAGAGGTGAGATGGAGACCCCAGCAGGGCTTGGGACACCTGTTTCTTGGAATGGACACAACCCCAAGCCAAAAGTCACAAGGGCTGGGCTTTTGGCACCTTGTAGCCAACACCAAAACCATTCCCGTTGGATGGGGCAGCAGATCTAAGGGTAGTTTCCAGGACCCTGGTATGAACTTCCTGCCCACTCCTGCATTCCAGTGCTTGAAGGGGCTCCAGCAGAGCTAGAGAGGaactttggacaagggcctggagtgacaggacaagggacaatggCTTCTCACTGCCATggggcagggttagatgggacactgggaaggaattcttgtgtgtgagggtggtgaggccctggcacaggctgcccagagaagctgtggctgccctatccctgcaagtgtccaaagccaggttgggCAGAGACCTGGGgtaatggaaggtgtccctgcccatggcaggagagtGGGACgagatgggctttaagatcccttcccacccaaaacAGTCTGTGACTCTGTAATTTGATTATTCCATTTTGCATCCTGCTGGACACCCTCACTCCCCATGATGCCTCCATGACCTCGCAGCCTGAATGATGACCCCACTGTCACTGCTACCGGCTGCTGGTCCCGCCGGAGACCTCGCACGGGGACCAGGACTCTGTCCCTCGTCTGCAGCCTCGTGTGACCAGGGGGCCACCGGGGACACGCCGTTTCTCGGGGGGCCTGTGCAGGCCCAAAGCAGAGCGGGAGGGGGGCGTTGAGCCAACACGCTTTTCACACCGCTCCGTTTCCCCGTCTTTGTATGTCGGCGTCCCAGGGAGGAAATGAAGGGATCGGAACCTGGGGGGCCTGGAGGGACCGCGGCCTCTGTGCGGCTCcgcccggccctgccccgcAGTGAAGGGCGCTCCGCCCCGGGGCGGCCCCGCGCCTGCTCCTTGGGGCTCCGGGGGCCGTACCGGGCCGTACCGTACCGNNNNNNNNNNNNNNNNNNNNNNNNNNNNNNNNNNNNNNNNNNNNNNNNNNNNNNNNNNNNNNNNNNNNNNNNNNNNNNNNNNNNNNNNNNNNNNNNNNNNNNNNNNNNNNNNNNNNNNNNNNNNNNNNNNNNNNNNNNNNNNNNNNNNNNNNNNNNNNNNNNNNNNNNNNNNNNNNNNNNNNNNNNNNNNNNNNNNNNNNNNNNNNNNNNNNNNNNNNNNNNNNNNNNNNNNNNNNNNNNNNNNNNNNNNNNNNNNNNNNNNNNNNNNNNNNNNNNNNNNNNNNNNNNNNNNNNNNNNNNNNNNNNNNNNNNNNNNNNNNNNNNNNNNNNNNNNNNNNNNNNNNNNNNNNNNNNNNNNNNNNNNNNNNNNNNNNNNNNNNNNNNNNNNNNNNNNNNNNNNNNNNNNNNNGGGGTCCGCAGGGGGCGGAGGGGCACGGGGTGCGGTGGGCTGAGCGGTGCAGAGGGGTCGGGCAGGACGTGGGGCTGGGGTGCAGATGTACACGGGGGCTCAGCTCTGTGTATGTGTCTGCAAAGTGGAGGGGGTGGATTGGGCCTGGCCGGGTTTTGGGGTACCCAGGGGTGCCATCTCCCACCCTAGGCAGGAGGAGGCCCAGGCCATCGACCAGGAGCTCTTCACTGAGTACAAGTTCAGCGTGGACCAGCtgatggagctggcagggctgagctgtgccactGCCATTGCCAAGGTGGGGGTCCTGGGGGCCAGAAGGAGGTCCTGGCATTGTGGGCTGAGCTCTGTTACTGCCAGGGTGGGTGGAGGTGCTGGGGGAGAGTTCCAGCACTACAGGTTGAGTGCTGTCCCCACCATCGACAAGGTGTGGGCCCTGGGGGGCAAGGGAAGGTCCTGGGGGTCGTAGCATTGTGTACACCAAGCTGTGCTACCGCCAAGGTGGGCACCAGGGAGGCAGATGGTGATCCTGGGAGTGATCCCAGTTGGGGGTTGTGCAAATCCTGGCCCCATGGCATGGGCCCACTTCCCCATCATAACCCTGTGCCTCTTGCTCCCTGTCAGGCCTACCCACCCAGCTCCTTCACCACGAGCCAGCCTGCTGTGCTTGTGGTCTGCGGGCCAGGGAACAACGGCGGTGATGGGCTGGTCTGTGCCCGGCATTTGAAGATGTTTGTGAGTCTTGCACAGGCAGCCACAGGGTCCCCATGATGGTCCCTGTGCACCCCTGTACCTGGGGGCTCCAGGGTCCCactcctctggctgctgctggtgccagagCAGAGTTAGTTCAGGTCTCTTCTGCTCTTGCAGGGCTATCAGCCAACCGTGTATTACCCCAAGCGCCCCAGCAAGTCCCTCTTCGAAGGTTTGACCACCCAGTGCGAGAAGATGGATATTCCCTTCCTCCCTGAGTTCCCAACTGAGGTGAGGAACAGCCCCCAGCTTGGCAGCACCCGCCTCTGGAGCTGTGGCCGGGACTGCCCTTcacctgctgccatccctgccatAGGCTGCCTTCATCGACGAGCTCTATGGCCTGGTGGTGGATGCCATTTTTGGCTTCAGCTTCAAAGGAGCAGTGCGGGAGCCCTTCGGCAGCATCCTCAGCACCCTGGAGCGCGTCACGGTGCCCATCGCCAGCATCGACATCCCCTCAGGTGAGTTGTGGCTGCACCTGCCAGAGGAAGGTGCCCAGCCAGGGTggtcccagctgcagcctggccatGAGGCTCGTTGCAGGCTGGGATGTGGAGAAGGGGAAGGCAGACGGCCTCCAGCCCGACATGCTCATCTCCCTGACGGCACCCAAGAAGGCAGCGATGCATTTCACCGGCCGGTACCACTTCCTTGGGGGCAGGTTTGTGCCCCCCATGCTCCAGGAGAAATATGCTCTAAACCTGCCACCATACCCTGGCACAGACTGCGTCCTGCAGCTGACCTAGAGCTGGGGCCAGAGCTCTAGCTTCAGGGGGGGCCAGGCTTGGCTTCAGCACTGCACACCAGGGCCGAATTCTGCCCAAGCCTCTGCTAGGAGGGTGCTCAGCACCTCACTGGGCTTTGGTGTGAGCCAGCAGGATCAAAAGGCCCAGACATAAGGTCCAGGTGGTGGCAGtggtgaggggctgcagggggagcTCTGTTTGGGGTTGCTGCCTAATCCAAGTGCTATAGGTGTCAAGGTGATGTGGGATCTGGAGCTCTCTCACTCATGGCACCACTCACACTTTAGGATAATCTGATTATAATAAAGATTTATTCATGcccttgaaaaaatatttcagtactCTGCAGGATGTGTGTCCTTGTGTCCCTCTGTGACAGGCCCATGGCAAATGGGTCCCAGGGCTTGGGGGGAGTCCAGGTTCAGGTGGTGAACTTTATCCAGCTCCAGGCCAACTTGTCCTAGCCCAGCATCTCCAGGCAGATGGGACACAGTGCTGGGCTCCATTTGGAATGAGCTCAGAGCACCCCATGGCACCCACCAGCACCAGGATCAGGACTctcacagccaggcaggattggcagctgcacagcagccatGTCACTTGCTCACTCTggctccctcttcctcctcttcttcctcttctttgtAGGGCTGTGTCCCAAGTTTGACTCATCTGTATTTTGTGGAGGTACATCTGTTTCAGCTGGCTCTTCTTtgtcctcctcttcctgcttcttcttctttttcttctttctcctctttgcagccttcccctcctcttctACCACCTCCTCTTCTGTGCTTAGCTCtggcttcttcctcctcttcatgacctttccctcctctcctgatACCTCTTCTCCACATGGCTCCATGaccatcttcttcttcttcttcttcttcctcttgacctcttcctctcctgtcaGCTCCTCTTCTCTGCTTGGCCCCCggttctttttcttcctctttacaaccttttcttcttccaacaCCTCTTCCTGTTCTGTGTTTGGTTCCTGGCTGTGTGGCACCTCGGGATTGGCTCCATCCCTGGACcgtttcctttccttctttttgccCTGGCTGTTCTCCGggggctcctggtgctgctcccgTTGCCGGTACGTGGCCAGGAAGGCTcgttcctgctcctccaggcgTGCCAGCTTGGCACTCATGGTCAGGCCGTGACGGGCACCCCTGCAGTGACCACAGGCAGCAAGGACTGGCACCTCCTCAGTGGGGAACGtgttccccagcccagcctgctcaACAGCCCCTGCGAGAAGGGGGCAGCCCAGCCAGGCAACCCCCCCCAGCCACTCACTTGTGTGCTGTGCGGCCCCCACACGCCTGCATCAGCTCCTTGTCTGTCAGCCTGTGGGACAGAAGGAGCTGTCACCCCCAGCATCTGTGTGGGGGGAACATGGTCTGGACCAGAGCTCCACCTTGCAGCCCTCGTCCCTCCCTGTCAAGGGATGGGACCCAGAGTCACCTCCTGACTGAAGAGAGGtccagcttctcctcctcctcctcctgactGCTCTCAGAGCTGGCGGGCAGTGTCACAGACTCCTCCCCACAGGCTGTGAGTGTGGctgactgcagcacagagacagAGGGACTGTGAGGAAGGGGAGCAAGGAAAACAGGGCTGTGGGGGGCCACAGCAGCAATGAGCTGGGTACCATGCAGCCCCCAGGCTCCTGGGGCCGGTTACCTTCACAAAGTGGCCGTACAGCAGGCTCCCACTGTTGCCAGCCTTGCGTGGCTTCTTATTGCTGATCCTGCCTCCCTGCTCGCAAAGTGCCTTCACAGAGATGCCATCCTGGGCAGGAAAAGGCAAAGGGCTTGGAAATTGTCTGTCCAAGGGATTTtgcccctccagcagcacctctccACCACCACAGCCCCCGTGCAAGGCACTGCTTGCTGACAGGGCCTGGGGGAATACAGTACAGCAGCCACTGAAGGAACCCAAACACCCTCCTCTGCCTTCacccccatccctgtcccagcgGGTGTCCCTGCCACCCCTCAGCCCTCCAACCTGTCCGGCCTCCACAGCAATGTTGGCAGCCGCCTTGTTGAAGACATGGTCCCACCAGTGGAAGGTGAAGGGCTCGGCCGCGTCGTGTCCCACCTGCAGGGTGCAGAGGAGCCGCGGGAATGGCTGCGGCGGGCGGTGGGCAGCGGGCCAGGGCCGGGGGGGGATCTGCACTCACCCCCGCCGTGTCGCACTTCACCTTCACCCGGATGGCCTCGGCGATGCCgtcctccctcctgcccagcccctgccctgccgACAAGGCACCCGTCACCCCGCACGGCCGGGGGGCTGCAGGACCCCCGGGGGCGGCCTGAGGTCGGGACCGGGTCCTGCCGGCAGGAGGGGGGCGGGCTCTGGGGACCACTGGGGTCCATCATGGGGGGGTGCCTGGGTCTGCAGGGTCCCGGGGCTTGGGGGTAGCTGGGTCCTGGAGGGAGATGGGGTCTGGGGGGAGCCGGGGGCGCTCAGGGGGGCCCAAGGTGGGGCGGGACAGGCCGGGGACCGCGGTCCGAGGACCCCCGCCCGGCCCCACCTCGGCGCCAGCCGTGCCGCCTCAGCTGGGTCTCGGCGAACAGCATCCCGCGGCCCGGCGGGTCCGGGGGATCCCGGAGGGGTCCGGCGGGCCCCGGTGTGTCCCGGTGGGGTTCCAGTGTGTCCCGGTGGGGTTCCGGTGTGTCCCGGTCCGTTCCAGCACCGCCGCACGAGGCGGGGGCGGAGTCACCGCGGGGCCGCCGGGAAGGGGCTGTGCGCATGCGCGAGGGGCGGGGCCGAGAATGCGCCGAGGNNNNNNNNNNNNNNNNNNNNNNNNNNNNNNNNNNNNNNNNNNNNNNNNNNNNNNNNNNNNNNNNNNNNNNNNNNNNNNNNNNNNNNNNNNNNNNNNNNNNNNNNNNNNNNNNNNNNNNNNNNNNNNNNNNNNNNNNNNNNNNNNNNNNNNNNNNNNNNNNNNNNNNNNNNNNNNNNNNNNNNNNNNNNNNNNNNNNNNNNNNNNNNNNNNNNNNNNNNNNNNNNNNNNNNNNNNNNNNNNNNNNNNNNNNNNNNNNNNNNNNNNNNNNNNNNNNNNNNNNNNNNNNNNNNNNNNNNNNNNNNNNNNNNNNNNNNNNNNNNNNNNNNNNNNNNNNNNNNNNNNNNNNNNNNNNNNNNNNNNNNNNNNNNNNNNNNNNNNNNNNNNNNNNNNNNNNNNNNNNNNNNNNNNNNNNNNNNNNNNNNNNNNNNNNNNNNNNNNNNNNNNNNNNNNNNNNNNNNNNNNNNNNNNNNNNNNNNNNNNNNNNNNNNNNNNNNNNNNNNNNNNNNNNNNNNNNNNNNNNNNNNNNNNNNNNNNNNNNNNNNNNNNNNNNNNNNNNNNNNNNNNNNNNNNNNNNNNNNNNNNNNNNNNNNNNNNNNNNNNNNNNNNNNNNNNNNNNNNNNNNNNNNNNNNNNNNNNNNNNNNNNNNNNNNNNNNNNNNNNNNNNNNNNNNNNNNNNNNNNNNNNNNNNNNNNNNNNNNNNNNNNNNNNNNNNNNNNNNNNNNNNNNNNNNNNNNNNNNNNNNNNNNNNNNNNNNNNNNNNNNNNNNNNNNNNNNNNNNNNNNNNNNNNNNNNNNNNNNNNNNNNNNNNNNNNNNNNNNNNNNNNNNNNNNNNNNNNNNNNNNNNNNNNNNNNNNNNNNNNNNNNNNNNNNNNNNNNNNNNNNNNNNNNNNNNNNNNNNNNNNNNNNNNNNNNNNNNNNNNNNNNNNNNNNNNNNNNNNNNNNNNNNNNNNNNNNNNNNNNNNNNNNNNNNNNNNNNNNNNNNNNNNNNNNNNNNNNNNNNNNNNNNNNNNNNNNNNNNNNNNNNNNNNNNNNNNNNNNNNNNNNNNNNNNNNNNNNNNNNNNNNNNNNNNNNNNNNNNNNNNNNNNNNNNNNNNNNNNNNNNNNNNNNNNNNNNNNNNNNNNNNNNNNNNNNNNNNNNNNNNNNNNNNNNNNNNNNNNNNNNNNNNNNNNNNNNNNNNNNNNNNNNNNNNNNNNNNNNNNNNNNNNNNNNNNNNNNNNNNNNNNNNNNNNNNNNNNNNNNNNNNNNNCACACATGTATTTTCCAAGCTATCCTACTCCATGACCTCCTAACCCCAGGATATTTCCCTACTGAGCCTCTCTTGAGTCACTTTGAACTTGCCCCTCCATAGTCAGGGCTATGGCCACAGGAAACTGCCCACACCGTGGATCTTGGtaacaaaagaaaaggtttaTTGAAAGGAATGTAGATGTTGGTTTCCTGCCATCTTTCTCTCCTCCACATTTTAGAGGTTTGATTTCCAAGTTGGAAGTGTTACATTGGGATACTGGGAGAAAAGCCTGCTGATCCCCTCcagggaaagggggaggaaTGAAGTGAAAATATATCCTTGACAGCAGAAATCTCTCCCAATCAATCAGCCAGATTTGCCATTAcctgctgcaga encodes the following:
- the TTC24 gene encoding tetratricopeptide repeat protein 24 codes for the protein MDSEEAADLGVQPTSPTDPIAPSAPTSIPSAPTSCKKGRKKKKKAEAREAQEGGDEAAERVGAIQGITRAGHRALALGAGREAVGCFRKALLLSRDTASPQLHQACAFNLGAAYVETGKPKKGLGFLLQSQPLEAESRGHLGSLYFSVGAAHEGLQDFPKALERFEKVAGQAGAAVQAGGRAGTCVQMGCCYLGMREPARAARCFLAAARAFAAAESPEAAAVALSRASGSMLQSRRFRAAEIARVLAQCRSLCETIPDPALRGKLYNDIGLGYSQLHIFSLAAESFERALGLCGGEPERRQEAALLQNLGAAHNALRSFGSALGWHRRAAALHGALGNRRAQGQCFGNLAYACSQLGNHGAAAESYLHALQAFRDSGDLQGQWQACEGLGAACLHLGDPQKAIGHYQEALILLSHCRDSPRADHKRVVHKLTDAIQHRLRFSHLSYQGGWAPTLVLEPSQLRFCSTLPHASRTQLQGRKVGKAQAEDKLYMHTPGAHPRYSGKRVRTKHGIEPSRQFLMELRLWHGVIPVLACLSFLPGGTRVALTGDLTLEPCNPHGLLGTSGEDDNGPSSAPGYHSEPQANSKRTTSPLKAAKLPHTGLWLQKYHIQPEMRLSSEPRPQGVTTHSTGHQNCQVLHPRPPKRYVMPWGSGQRSGPEVWAPECPLKGVFLRGEMETPAGLGTPVSWNGHNPKPKVTRAGLLAPCSQHQNHSRWMGQQI
- the NAXE gene encoding NAD(P)H-hydrate epimerase; its protein translation is MYTGAQLCVCVCKVEGVDWAWPGFGVPRGAISHPRQEEAQAIDQELFTEYKFSVDQLMELAGLSCATAIAKAYPPSSFTTSQPAVLVVCGPGNNGGDGLVCARHLKMFGYQPTVYYPKRPSKSLFEGLTTQCEKMDIPFLPEFPTEAAFIDELYGLVVDAIFGFSFKGAVREPFGSILSTLERVTVPIASIDIPSGWDVEKGKADGLQPDMLISLTAPKKAAMHFTGRYHFLGGRFVPPMLQEKYALNLPPYPGTDCVLQLT
- the GPATCH4 gene encoding G patch domain-containing protein 4, which produces MRTAPSRRPRGDSAPASCGGAGTDRDTPEPHRDTLEPHRDTPGPAGPLRDPPDPPGRGMLFAETQLRRHGWRRGQGLGRREDGIAEAIRVKVKCDTAGVGHDAAEPFTFHWWDHVFNKAAANIAVEAGQDGISVKALCEQGGRISNKKPRKAGNSGSLLYGHFVKSATLTACGEESVTLPASSESSQEEEEEKLDLSSVRRLTDKELMQACGGRTAHKGARHGLTMSAKLARLEEQERAFLATYRQREQHQEPPENSQGKKKERKRSRDGANPEVPHSQEPNTEQEEVLEEEKVVKRKKKNRGPSREEELTGEEEVKRKKKKKKKMVMEPCGEEVSGEEGKVMKRRKKPELSTEEEVVEEEGKAAKRRKKKKKKKQEEEDKEEPAETDVPPQNTDESNLGHSPTKKRKKRRKREPE